One region of Arthrobacter sp. StoSoilB22 genomic DNA includes:
- a CDS encoding ABC transporter ATP-binding protein, whose protein sequence is MSETNENNIDYMTDSRPIAVGENTPGCKKRDPIVVAEDVTRSFGGINAVDVEYLEIPRHKITALIGPNGAGKTTLFNLLTGFDTPNTGKWQFEGNSLAGVSSYKVARMGMVRTFQLTKVMGKLTVMENMRLGAANQPGERLSKALFKGMWGGREKEITAQANLLLEKFKLDAKKDDYAASLSGGQRKLLEMARSLMVKPKLVMLDEPMAGVNPALTQSLLDHIKNLKAEGMTVLFVEHDMNMVRHIADWVVVMAEGKVVAEGPPGEVMKNPAVIDAYLGAHHDVDLGDAEGIKELEAELEADEESVVGTEDAGILSEIEETKKEDGK, encoded by the coding sequence ATGAGTGAGACCAACGAAAACAACATTGACTACATGACCGATTCGCGGCCTATCGCCGTCGGGGAAAACACCCCCGGCTGCAAGAAGCGCGATCCCATTGTGGTGGCTGAGGACGTCACCCGTTCCTTCGGCGGCATCAACGCCGTGGACGTTGAATACCTCGAGATCCCGCGCCACAAGATCACCGCTTTGATCGGTCCCAATGGCGCAGGGAAGACCACGCTGTTCAACCTGCTCACTGGCTTTGACACTCCCAATACAGGTAAGTGGCAGTTTGAAGGCAACAGCCTGGCAGGGGTCTCCTCTTACAAGGTGGCCCGCATGGGCATGGTCCGCACCTTCCAGCTGACCAAGGTGATGGGCAAGCTGACCGTTATGGAGAACATGCGGCTCGGCGCGGCGAACCAGCCCGGCGAGCGACTCTCCAAAGCCCTGTTCAAGGGCATGTGGGGTGGACGCGAAAAGGAAATTACGGCCCAAGCCAACCTGCTGCTGGAAAAGTTCAAATTGGACGCCAAGAAGGACGACTACGCAGCATCCCTCTCCGGTGGCCAGCGGAAGCTCCTGGAGATGGCGCGTTCCTTGATGGTCAAGCCCAAACTGGTGATGCTCGATGAGCCCATGGCCGGCGTGAACCCGGCCCTGACGCAGTCGTTGCTGGACCACATCAAGAACCTCAAGGCGGAGGGCATGACCGTTCTGTTCGTCGAGCACGACATGAACATGGTCCGCCACATCGCCGACTGGGTAGTGGTCATGGCCGAAGGCAAGGTTGTTGCCGAAGGACCTCCGGGCGAGGTCATGAAGAACCCCGCTGTCATCGATGCCTACCTTGGTGCGCACCACGATGTGGACCTGGGCGACGCCGAAGGCATCAAGGAACTCGAGGCTGAACTGGAAGCTGACGAAGAGTCCGTGGTGGGAACCGAAGATGCAGGCATCCTGTCCGAAATCGAAGAAACCAAGAAGGAGGACGGGAAATGA
- a CDS encoding ABC transporter ATP-binding protein produces MSSSISEMPASAAAPAGDSVVKVTNLVAGYIPGVNILNGCSIEARKGELIGIIGPNGAGKSTLLKAMFGLVKVHSGTVVVRGQDLTGLKANKLVTQGVGFVPQTNNVFATLTIEENLQMGMFQRPKDFSERFDFVTSLFPELGKRRAQRAGSLSGGERQMVAMGRALMMDPAVLLLDEPSAGLSPVKQDETFLRVHEINRAGVSVIMVEQNARRCLQICDRGYVLDQGKDAYTGTGRELMKDPKVIQLYLGTLADEV; encoded by the coding sequence ATGAGCAGCAGCATCAGCGAAATGCCCGCCTCGGCGGCCGCCCCGGCCGGTGATTCCGTCGTCAAGGTCACTAATCTCGTGGCCGGTTACATTCCCGGCGTCAACATCCTCAACGGTTGCAGCATTGAGGCCCGCAAGGGCGAGCTCATTGGCATCATCGGGCCTAACGGCGCCGGTAAGTCCACGCTCCTGAAAGCCATGTTCGGTTTGGTGAAGGTCCACTCCGGCACAGTGGTGGTCCGGGGCCAGGACCTCACCGGGTTGAAGGCCAACAAGCTGGTTACCCAGGGCGTGGGCTTCGTGCCGCAAACCAACAATGTTTTTGCCACGCTGACCATTGAAGAGAACCTGCAAATGGGCATGTTCCAACGGCCCAAGGACTTCTCCGAACGCTTCGACTTTGTGACCAGCCTCTTCCCTGAACTGGGAAAGCGGCGCGCCCAGCGTGCAGGGTCCTTGTCCGGTGGTGAGCGCCAGATGGTGGCCATGGGCAGGGCACTAATGATGGACCCGGCCGTGCTGCTGCTTGACGAGCCGTCGGCAGGCCTCTCCCCCGTCAAACAGGACGAGACCTTCCTGCGTGTCCACGAGATCAACCGCGCCGGTGTTTCAGTGATCATGGTGGAACAGAATGCCCGCCGTTGTTTGCAGATTTGTGACCGCGGATACGTCCTGGACCAGGGCAAGGACGCGTACACCGGTACGGGGCGCGAGCTCATGAAGGACCCCAAGGTCATCCAGCTTTACTTGGGTACCCTGGCGGACGAGGTCTAG
- a CDS encoding branched-chain amino acid ABC transporter permease encodes MDFGFILSSALGELFSPTTAAYALAALGLAVHFGYSGLLNFGQAGFMAVGAYGFAISTLTFDAPFFLALIISILCSVIFAFILGIPTLRLRADYLAIVTIAAAEIVRYVVTTNQLTSVTGSANGLAAFENTFYAMNPFPEGSYMGMNNRDFFIRVVGWGLVIVCCVLVWLLMRSPWGRVLKGIREDENAVRSLGKNVYAYKMQALVIGGVLGALAGMIFTLPRGAVQPSNYGTELTFFLWTCLLLGGMATVLGPVIGAMIFWVVLSLTQSLLYGLIESGIITWLTTVQAGQLRYILVGVALMLLMIFRPQGVFGNKKELAFA; translated from the coding sequence ATGGACTTCGGATTTATTCTCTCCAGCGCCCTTGGCGAATTGTTCAGCCCAACGACGGCGGCTTACGCACTTGCCGCTCTGGGCCTCGCGGTGCACTTTGGCTACTCAGGGCTGTTGAACTTCGGCCAAGCCGGCTTCATGGCCGTGGGTGCCTACGGTTTCGCCATTTCCACCCTGACGTTCGACGCACCGTTCTTCCTGGCATTGATCATTTCTATTCTCTGCTCGGTCATCTTCGCGTTCATCCTGGGTATACCTACTCTGCGGCTCAGGGCGGACTACCTGGCCATTGTCACCATTGCAGCGGCAGAAATTGTCCGCTACGTAGTCACCACCAATCAGCTCACCAGCGTCACAGGCTCCGCCAACGGCCTGGCAGCGTTCGAGAACACCTTCTATGCCATGAACCCCTTCCCCGAGGGTTCCTATATGGGCATGAACAACCGCGACTTCTTTATCCGCGTGGTGGGTTGGGGACTGGTCATTGTGTGCTGCGTCCTGGTGTGGCTCCTCATGCGCAGCCCATGGGGCCGTGTCCTAAAGGGCATCCGCGAGGACGAGAACGCCGTCCGCTCCCTGGGCAAAAACGTCTACGCCTACAAGATGCAGGCCCTGGTCATTGGTGGCGTGCTGGGCGCCTTGGCGGGCATGATCTTCACGCTCCCCCGCGGTGCCGTCCAACCGTCCAACTACGGCACGGAACTGACATTCTTCCTGTGGACCTGCCTCCTGCTCGGCGGCATGGCCACTGTCCTGGGGCCGGTTATTGGAGCCATGATCTTCTGGGTTGTGCTCTCACTGACGCAGAGCTTGCTCTACGGCCTCATCGAATCAGGAATCATTACCTGGCTGACCACCGTCCAGGCTGGCCAGTTGCGCTACATCCTGGTGGGTGTTGCGCTGATGCTGCTGATGATCTTCCGCCCGCAAGGCGTCTTCGGCAATAAGAAGGAGCTTGCTTTCGCATGA
- a CDS encoding lipid kinase, protein MKLTREARSIAVVINTGSRKGSAARELVVRSLDAAGLPVSAMYTVDEAGDLNRTLERAVTGGHDLVVVGGGDGTVASAAGLVAGTDVALGVLPLGTANDLARTLEIPKDLGEACKALAEGKIVDIDLGRANGQPFLNVASAGLSVAVTQALSPRLKRLIGPMAYGVATVRSYAKHKPFHARLEFPEGDHQPVELENLLQVAVGNGRYYGGGNAVSPTAGIDDHTLDIYAILMAPLREQAKIARSLKNGKFVENERVHHVTSQRVRLVTTPPLPVNLDGEITTGTPTDFTVQRNAVHVVVPKDSTSATFEGRP, encoded by the coding sequence ATGAAGCTAACCCGGGAAGCCCGCTCCATCGCGGTGGTCATCAATACCGGTTCACGCAAAGGCTCTGCTGCCCGGGAGCTGGTGGTCCGGAGCCTGGACGCGGCAGGGCTTCCGGTTTCGGCCATGTATACGGTGGACGAGGCCGGGGACCTCAACCGGACTTTGGAACGGGCGGTCACTGGAGGGCATGACCTTGTGGTGGTGGGGGGAGGAGACGGAACGGTTGCTTCCGCCGCAGGACTGGTGGCGGGTACGGACGTGGCGTTGGGTGTGCTTCCACTGGGTACCGCCAACGATCTTGCCCGGACGCTGGAGATCCCCAAGGACCTGGGTGAGGCCTGCAAAGCCCTCGCCGAGGGAAAAATAGTGGACATAGACCTCGGCCGGGCTAATGGGCAGCCCTTCCTTAACGTGGCTTCAGCCGGCCTGTCCGTAGCCGTTACCCAAGCCCTCAGTCCGCGTCTCAAGCGGCTCATTGGACCCATGGCCTACGGAGTGGCTACGGTGCGCTCCTATGCCAAGCACAAGCCATTCCACGCCCGTCTGGAGTTCCCGGAGGGGGACCATCAGCCTGTGGAGCTGGAGAACCTGTTGCAGGTGGCTGTAGGGAACGGACGCTACTACGGCGGCGGCAATGCAGTTTCTCCCACCGCAGGGATTGATGACCACACCCTGGACATCTACGCAATCCTGATGGCTCCCCTGCGTGAGCAAGCAAAAATCGCTCGCTCGCTCAAGAACGGCAAATTTGTGGAGAACGAGCGAGTGCACCATGTCACCAGCCAAAGGGTCAGGCTGGTGACCACCCCGCCACTGCCGGTGAACCTCGACGGCGAGATCACCACCGGGACACCCACCGACTTCACTGTTCAACGCAACGCGGTGCATGTGGTGGTGCCGAAGGACAGCACCAGCGCCACATTTGAGGGACGCCCCTGA